Proteins co-encoded in one Musa acuminata AAA Group cultivar baxijiao unplaced genomic scaffold, Cavendish_Baxijiao_AAA HiC_scaffold_1077, whole genome shotgun sequence genomic window:
- the LOC135666167 gene encoding heat stress transcription factor B-2c-like, with protein MAPPPLPSAAAEKAAEQAPPDGQRSLPTPFLTKTYQLVDDPSVDDMISWNEDGSTFVVWRPAEFARDLLPKYFKHNNFSSFVRQLNTYGFRKIVPDRWEFANDCFRRGEKRLLCDIHRRKITQAAPAVAGPAAVSVPVNRAGSPANSGEEQVLSSNSSPGPPPSVAAGSSSSVELTEENERLRKENTRLSRELAQMKSLCSHISVLISKYADEGGGGRAAEAPPPPSTVLELMPARREEEEELEEEDEEELQEAETETGMEVEGAVKAEEMTSARLFGVSIGGKRAREEDKAEDPTPEVKSEPSDPASDTKEDISPERHQRSWVVYCPRPVRRACHGAEGGVGDRDGSLT; from the exons ATGGCGCCTCCGCCCTTGCCTTCCGCCGCCGCCGAGAAGGCCGCCGAGCAGGCGCCGCCGGATGGACAGCGGTCGCTCCCGACGCCCTTCCTTACAAAGACGTACCAGCTCGTGGACGATCCGTCGGTGGACGACATGATATCGTGGAACGAGGACGGGTCGACTTTCGTGGTGTGGCGGCCCGCTGAGTTCGCCCGCGATCTCCTCCCCAAGTACTTCAAGCACAACAATTTCTCCAGCTTCGTCCGCCAGCTGAACACCTAT GGATTTCGGAAGATTGTGCCCGATCGGTGGGAGTTCGCCAACGATTGCTTCCGAAGAGGCGAAAAGCGCCTCCTTTGCGATATCCACCGCCGCAAGATAACCCAAGCCGCCCCGGCCGTGGCGGGGCCGGCCGCGGTGTCTGTTCCAGTAAATCGGGCAGGGTCACCGGCGAACTCGGGGGAGGAGCAGGTCCTCTCGTCGAACTCCTCTCCCGGGCCGCCTCCTTCCGTGGCCGCCGGATCCAGCAGCTCGGTGGAGCTGACGGAGGAGAACGAGAGGCTGAGGAAGGAGAACACGCGGCTCTCCCGCGAGCTCGCCCAGATGAAGAGCTTGTGCAGTCACATCTCGGTCCTGATATCGAAGTACGCGGACGAGGGCGGCGGCGGGAGGGCGGCGGAGGCCCCGCCTCCGCCGTCGACGGTTCTGGAGCTCATGCCGGCGaggcgagaggaggaggaggagctggaggaggaagatgaggaggagctGCAGGAGGCGGAGACGGAAACGGGGATGGAGGTGGAAGGGGCTGTGAAGGCGGAGGAGATGACGAGCGCGCGGCTCTTCGGGGTGTCGATCGGAGGGAAGCGGGCGAGGGAGGAGGACAAGGCCGAGGATCCAACGCCGGAGGTGAAGTCAGAGCCGTCGGATCCGGCGTCGGACACGAAAGAGGACATCTCGCCGGAGCGCCATCAGCGGTCATGGGTGGTGTATTGCCCTCGGCCGGTGAGGAGGGCGTGCCATGGAGCCGAAGGGGGTGTTGGAGACCGGGACGGATCGCTCACGTGA
- the LOC103983239 gene encoding protein DWARF AND LOW-TILLERING-like, with the protein MLAGCSSTLLSPRHKLRIDASVQLQSCHFQLQDKHCHPQQKMGTQRLDLPCGFSSRKDPLRMALSVEKPPPAEARRSSCSFRRNPVTTSSMAAQTPSWGGIDEGHGRPWDRRRSLKRFHERGSCDDDRAKRTRTGGGVSGLVEVDGEVWFPRSTQEPPPVEEDKVFLVPNAASFPLPASTSHALVGGSAGPENDGLSPGEDPNDKSQSDSSTSSTAYASSPEPTKDSSGNVASNGSRMPSSSGVAGAAGGEGEGSSAEQQGLELLSLLTSCAESISSGNYEGMTFFLARLGETATPLGTPLHRVVAYYTEALALRAVKLRPHIFSIAPPKSLVHPTEDDDAVALRLLNCVTPVLKFLHFTMNERLLKAFEGRDRVHIIDLDIKQGLQWPSLLQSLASRPSPPSHLRITGVGESRQDLQDTGAALARLAESLNLPFEFHAVADRLEDVRLWMLHVKREECVAVNCVLTMHKALSDESGKAFMDLLGLIRSTRPEIVVMAEQEAKHNEPNWETRFSRSLSYYAAIFDSMDYALPRDSPARIKVEQVFAREIRNAVACEWGERTERHENFDRWRKLMEDGGFKSLGIGEREMLQSRMILRMYSCDKYAIDKQGEEGDGLTLRWSDQPLYTVSAWAPTDVAGSSSTSQPN; encoded by the coding sequence ATGTTGGCTGGGTGCTCGTCGACGCTGCTGTCGCCGAGGCACAAGTTGAGGATCGACGCTTCCGTGCAGTTGCAATCGTGCCATTTCCAGCTGCAGGACAAGCATTGCCATCCGCAGCAGAAGATGGGCACCCAGCGGCTCGACCTTCCCTGTGGCTTCTCCTCCCGGAAGGACCCCCTGCGGATGGCCCTGTCGGTTGAGAAGCCACCGCCGGCGGAGGCCCGGCGGAGCAGTTGCTCCTTTAGGCGCAACCCGGTGACAACTTCCTCCATGGCGGCACAAACGCCCTCGTGGGGAGGGATTGATGAAGGCCACGGCAGACCCTGGGATCGGAGGAGGAGCTTGAAGAGATTCCACGAGAGGGGTTCGTGCGACGACGACCGAGCCAAGAGGACGAGGACCGGTGGCGGAGTCTCGGGATTAGTTGAAGTTGACGGCGAGGTGTGGTTCCCTCGGTCCACCCAAGAGCCTCCGCCGGTGGAAGAGGACAAGGTGTTTCTTGTGCCCAACGCAGCAAGCTTTCCGCTTCCGGCCTCCACGAGCCATGCTTTGGTAGGAGGATCCGCTGGTCCCGAGAATGATGGCCTGAGCCCAGGCGAAGATCCAAACGACAAGTCGCAGTCCGATTCAAGTACGTCGTCGACCGCATACGCTTCTTCTCCTGAGCCAACCAAGGATTCTTCAGGCAATGTGGCGTCGAACGGGTCCCGGATGCCTTCTTCTTCGGGCGTCGCTGGTGCAGCAGGAGGCGAAGGAGAGGGTAGCTCGGCGGAGCAGCAGGGCCTCGAACTCCTCAGCTTGCTCACGTCGTGTGCGGAGTCCATTAGCTCGGGAAACTACGAAGGCATGACCTTCTTCTTGGCCAGGCTAGGAGAGACGGCCACCCCACTGGGAACCCCTCTCCATCGAGTGGTCGCCTACTATACCGAGGCCTTGGCGCTCCGAGCCGTGAAGCTCCGCCCCCACATCTTCTCCATTGCTCCACCAAAGAGCCTCGTCCACCCGACCGAGGACGACGACGCCGTAGCGCTGCGCCTCCTCAACTGTGTCACCCCAGTCCTGAAATTTCTCCACTTCACCATGAACGAGAGGCTGCTGAAGGCATTCGAGGGAAGAGACAGAGTGCACATCATAGACTTAGACATCAAGCAGGGCCTCCAGTGGCCTAGTTTACTCCAGAGCTTAGCTTCCAGGCCCAGTCCTCCGAGCCACCTCCGGATCACCGGCGTCGGCGAGTCGAGGCAGGACCTCCAGGATACAGGCGCCGCGCTCGCAAGGCTGGCAGAGTCACTCAACCTCCCTTTCGAGTTCCACGCAGTGGCGGACAGGTTGGAAGACGTGCGGCTGTGGATGCTTCATGTGAAGAGGGAGGAGTGCGTCGCGGTGAATTGTGTTCTGACGATGCACAAGGCACTCTCCGACGAGAGCGGCAAGGCCTTCATGGACTTGCTGGGTCTGATAAGAAGCACGCGCCCGGAGATCGTCGTCATGGCGGAACAAGAAGCGAAGCACAACGAGCCTAACTGGGAGACAAGGTTCTCCAGATCACTCAGCTACTACGCGGCCATCTTTGATTCCATGGACTACGCTCTGCCCAGGGACAGCCCGGCCAGGATCAAGGTCGAGCAGGTGTTTGCCAGAGAGATCAGAAACGCCGTTGCATGTGAATGGGGCGAAAGAACCGAGCGTCACGAGAACTTCGATAGGTGGAGGAAGCTGATGGAGGACGGCGGGTTCAAATCCCTGGGCATCGGAGAAAGGGAGATGCTTCAGAGTCGTATGATACTGAGGATGTACTCCTGCGACAAGTACGCCATAGACAAACAAGGGGAAGAAGGTGATGGACTCACTCTCAGGTGGTCAGATCAGCCTCTGTACACAGTCTCTGCATGGGCTCCTACAGATGTTGCAGGCAGCTCCTCTACGTCTCAACCAAACTAG